The DNA sequence CCGTCGATCTGGAAGGCGCCCGCGCCCCGATCGATCCAGAAGGTGTTGTAGCCCCCGACGTTGCCGGCCGCGCCAGGCGATCCGTCGCCGCCGACGGGCGGCGCCTCGCGGTTCGGATCGCTCGCCTCGTTGCGCTGAGCGTTGCGCTCGAACTCCTGCCGCGCGACGGCCGCCGCCTCTTCGTCCGACAGCTCCAGGGTGTCGCCGAAGCGCTCCGGCCGCTGCAGCGGGGTCAACGTGGCGATGTCGTAGGTGCCCGAGAGATCGGGCCGCCCGCTCGGCGTCCGCGGGATCTCCTGCGCCTGGATAAGCGCGGATGTCCCGAGAGCCAGCACCGCCGTCGCTACGATCGCTCGGGCTGCCAGCATCATCACCTCCATGCCCCGGCAATACGACGTCTTCCGGGCGCCGCCACTAGCCGTCTACCGACCTTCGCGCACGTCCTGTTCCAGGATGCGCGCTCCGCCCAGAATACCCCGGAAAGAGTAGTTCGCTTCGTGGCAGGCGTACTCGTAGACCCGGTCGTTCGTGGCCGGCCAGACGTACTCGCCGCTCCAGGGCGCAGTCCAGATGGTCGGGTCATTCACCGTGAACTGGTAGAGCAGGTTGTCGGCGTCGATTCGCGTGAAACGCTCCACCACGTGGAGGTTGCGCGAGGCCCCGCTGAGGGCCGGCTGGTCGGTGAAGTTGGTGGTGTCCACCACCAGCGTGTCGCCTTCCCAGTGCCCCACCGAGTCGCCCAGCCAGTTCCGGATCTCGGGCGGCGCATGCTCCTGATTCATGCGGACGACGCGCGCATCGTGGACCATCTCGACCAGGATCATCACGTAATCATCCGTCTGCACGATCCGCTTCAGGTTGTTGTAGAGGACCGGAAGCATGGGCGGCCCGGCGGTCGAGCCGAAGCCAAGCAGGCAGCGCTCGGCGAGCGGGCGGATCTCCGGATCGTCATACGGGCCAGGGGCGTCGAGGCCGTTCTCGACAAGCCACCAGGCGGTGCCGGTATTGGGCCGGAAGAAGGCAGCCAACTGAGCGGCGCCGGCCCGGGCCTCGGGCGTAAGGGGCGGCCGCCGGCCGTTGGGCGGATCGGTGATGATCGACGTGCGCCACTGGCCGTCGATCTGAAACGCCGAGGTTCCGCGGTCCATCCAGAAGGTGTTGTAACCGCCGACTCCGCCGGCCGCGCCGGTTGATCCGTCGCCTCCGACGGGCGGCGCCGCGGTCGGCGGAGCCGATTCGATGTTGCGCTCGGCCGGGATGCCGAACGCCGCGGCCAGGGCCACCGGCTCGCCTGACGCTATCGCGGCAGCCTCTTCTTCGCTCAGCGTCAGCCGGTCGCCGAATTCTTCGGGCCGCTGCAGCGGTGTCAGCGTCGCCGTGTCATAGGTGCCCGACAGGTCGGGACGTCCGCTCGCGGTTCGGGGGACGTCCTGTCCCGCCGCAGCAACGACCGCCGCGCACGCGATGCCGAGGGCGATCGCGATCCGAAGCGCGTTGTTCATGCCTGCCATGTTGCCTACCTCCTGCGGAGGCCGGTTGCTATCGGGGCAACGGCGTCCGGCGAAACTCGCCATAGATCAGTTCCTCGACGAACTCCACGCACTTGAAGTCCATCAGGCGCGCCCCTTCCTCGATCCGGCGGTAGAGCGGCATTCGGATCGTCCACGGGCGGGTGAAGACGTTCGGGTCTTCCATCGTCGCTTCGTACTGGATGTGGTTCGGACTGATGAGGGTGAAGCGTTCGGTCACGACGAGCTGATTGGTGTGATGGCTGCCGGCCCGGTCGAACCAGGTCTGGTCACTCTGGCCCGTCACCTCCACGACCAGCGTGTCGCCCTCCCACCGTCCGACCGACTGCCCCATCCAGGAATCGGTTTCCGCCGGACCGACATCCTCCAGGTAGACTTCGCGGACCGCCCCGGCGAATTCGTAGGCGATCAGGATGTTGCCCTCGTTCTGGAAGATCTGGAACGGAAAGGGCATGTACGTGGCGCGCGGGATGCCCGGCATGTAGCACTTGATCTCCGGGTCCCGGTCGAGCCAGTTCGCGCGATTCTCCTCCTTCAGCGCGCGGGCCTCGTCGGTATACGGAATCTGGCCGCCGCCGACCAGGAACCCCATGCTCCCGGGGACGGCGCCGACCGCGCCGAGGCGCAGCACCGGCACGTCCGGCAACGGGCCTTGCGGCCCTTCCCGCAGCTGCATCGCATGGCGCGCGTTGTGCGGCTCGAGGTCGTAGTGCGCGGCGTTCAGCGCTTGCCAGATGCCGTTGAGGTCCGGGTTGCCGTTGGAAAGCCGGGGCGGTTCGAAGTCCGCCGGTTGAGCCGCCGCGGGAGTCGCCACCAGCACGGCGGCGATGGCCAGCGCGGCGGCAATCCAGGGGGGCGAGCGTCGTATCGTCAGCATACGCGAATCATAGCAGGGCGCCGCCCGGCAGCTTGCGCCGCAGACGTTCCGCGCCAGCGAGACTCTCCAACGCGCCCGCGGGGGGGCACTACCGGCGGACGAAACGTTGCACCCGCTTCCCCTCGAGTGTTTCGCCGACGTAGATATTCCCGCTCGAGTCGACGGCCAGACTGTGCGCCGCCGTGAAGCCGCCCGCCTGGTGGCCGCCGAAGCCGAACGAGTCGACGATCGAGAGATCCGCGCGCGAGATGACCCAAATCTTCGCGTTCATGCCGTCGATGTTGTAGAGGAACTCCTGATCCGGGTCGGGGGAGAAGTCCACATCGAACGCCGAGCCGAAATCGAGCGTTCGCGGCGCCATGACGACTTCGTCGATGTACGTGCCGTCCCTATCGAATACCTGGATCCGGTTGTTCACGCGGTCGCAGACGTAGAGGCGGCCGTCGTCCGAAAGGGTGGCGCAGTGCACCGGACGTCCGAACTGCGGTGACGGCGGCGCGTCCGGATCGTAGGTGTAGGGATCGTCCGTCGGCACGTTGCCGTAGGCGCCCCAGTGCCTCACGTAGTCGCCCGTGTCGCCGTCGAAGACCGCGACGCGCCGGTTGCCGTAGCCGTCGGCGACGAACACCTCGTTCGTTTCGGGGTCGACGTCGATCTCCGCCGGTTGCCCGAAGTTGGCGGTGTCGTTGCTTCCCTGGCCCTCGCCCAGCGCGCCGATCTGCAGCAGGAACTGGCCGTCGCGCGTGAACTTCAGGATGTGCGCGTCGTCGCCGCCGTTGCCGCCCAGCCAGACGTTGTCCATGTGATCGATGAAGATCCCGTGCTCCGACTGCGGCCATTCGTAGCCGTCGCCCGGCCCACCCCAGGCTTCGACCAGGTCGCCCTCCTGGTTGAAGACGACCACCGGCGGGGCCGGCCGGCAGCATTCGGCGAGCGGCGGATCGTCGTCCGCTCCGCCCTCCTGCTGCGACAGGCTGCCGGGGCGGTGAAGGACCCAGATGAAGTCGCGCGAGTCGACGGCGACGCCGACGACGTTGCCCAGCGTCTGATTGTCGGGCAGCGGCTTCGGCCAGGTGGGATCGAAGACGAATCCGGCCCCGCCCGGCAGCCCCGCGAAGGGATCCGGCGGCGGGTCGGCATCCGGGGAGTCGCTCGTTGCCGGACCCGATCCGCCGCAGGCGAGCGTCATCGCGACGGTGACAAGGAACAGCCCGTATCCGAGGTGTCGACAGCTCATCGTTCTCCTCCCTGCCCTGGCAGCGCGTGGTGAAACGCCCGTTACATTCGAGCGGCGATGCATCCCGTCTGAACGGCGTCGCTCCCATTCTAGGGCAGTTCGGTGGCTGCACCGCCGGTCATGTACGCTCACGCGAGAGTTCCCCGAACTGCGGAAGGAGCATCGCATGCGCGTTGGATTCATCGGCCTGGGCGTGATGGGGCGCCCGATGGCGCTCAACCTGCTGCACGCCCGCCACGACGTGACCGTCTGGGCGCGCCGGCCGGAGACGGCGGAACCGCTCGTCGAGCGGGGTGCGGCGGCCGCCGCGTCACCCGCCGCGCTGGCGGCGCGGTGCGATGTCGTCTTCACGATGCTGACCGGGACGGCCGACGTCGAGCAGGTGCTGCTAGGGGACGACGGTGTCGCTGGCGGCGCGGAGGCGGGCTTGGTCGTCATTGACACCAGCACGATCGATCCGTTGGCCACCCGGAAGCTCGCCGCCGCCCTGGCCGAACGGCGGATCGACATGCTCGACGCGCCCGTCTCGGGCGGCCCGCACGGCGCGCGCGATGCGACGCTGTCGATCATGGTGGGGGGCGATGCGGCGGTACTGGAGCGCGTCCGCCCCCTGCTCGACGTCGTCGGCGCGAAGGTGCGCCACATGGGCGGTCACGGTGCGGGGCAGGCGACGAAGGCCTGCCACCAGTTGTTGCTTCTCGTGACCGCGCAGGGCGTGGCGGAATCGCTCGCTCTGGCACGGCGCGCGGGCCTTGACGTCGGGCAGGTGCGCGAGGCGATGCTGGACGGGATGGCCTCGAGCCGGGTCCTCGATTTCTTCGGCGACCGCATGGCGCGGCGCGACTTCGCGGCCGGCATCGAGAGCCGCCTCTATCACAAGGACCTCGACATCGTGCTGGGCCTGGCGCACACCCTGGGGGTGTCGCTGCCGGCCGGCGCCGTGACGATGCAGTTCATCAACGGCCTGCACGGCCGGGGGCTCGGCCGCGACGATCTCTCTTCGCTGCTTCGGCTGGTGGAGGAGCAGGGAGGGGGCGCCGCCCAGGAACACGCGCCGTAGAAGTTCTGCGCCAGCGGTGCGCCGGCTGTTACGTTCCTACTGTCCTTCGGCTTCCTCCGCCCGCGACCCGGCCATCATGTTGAACATGCCGTAGTTGCCCTCGTGGCAGGCGAACTCGAATATCGGCCCGTCGGTCCGGGTCATCGGCAGGGCGCCCTCCCACGGCTCCACCCACGTGCCGGGATCCTCGACCGTGAAGGTGACGTCCAGCGTGTCAGGACCCACCCGGGTGAACCGTTCGACGACGCGGGTCGCGTCGGTCATGTCACCGCGCGAGAGCGAGTGCTCCGGGCGGGCCCACCGCCGGATGAAGGGCTGCCGCAGATTGGTCGTCTCCACCACCAGGGTGTCTCCCTCCCAGTGGCCGCGCGAGCTGCCGGCGAACTGCCGGATCGCCTCCGGCAGGTGCGGGCGGCCGTCGAGGGCGATGATCCGCAGGTCGTGGATGTGCTCCTGCAGGATGATGACCATCTCCGGCGTCTGGAAGAAGTGGAAGTTGTTGTTGTAGCCGGTCGGGATCGTCGGGATCCCGCGGTACCAGAGGCAGCGCTCGCTCAGGCCCATGTCTTCCGGTCCGTCCGCGGGGACGCGGCCGTCGCGCGCGTCGGCCAGGCGCCGCGTCTCGGCTGACGCGATCCGCTCGCGCGCCGCGTCCGTCAGCACCGGCAGCCGGCCATTCTCGGGGTAGGTGATGATGGAAGTCCGCTGTGTGCCGACGACCGATGTCCGCTGGTCGGTCCAGAAGCTGTTGTAGGCGCCCACATTACCGCCAACCGGCAACGGCTCGGTGCGCACTTCGCTGGGGGCGTTCGCCTGGTTCACCCGCTCGACGGCGAGCCGCTCCAGCTCCGCCGCTTCCTCGTCGCTCAGGAACGCCTGGTCCGCCAGCGCTCCCGGCCGTTCCAGCGGCGTGATGGTGGCGTTGTTCCAGATCGCCCGCAGGTCCGGGTCGCCCCAGGGCGTCCGAGGGACCGTCCAGCCATCGGGCGCCTCCTGCTGCGCCCGGGCCACGGCCGGGGCGAGCGAAGCGGTGACGGCCAGGGCCGCAAATCCAATTGCCACCGCGCGCAGCCATCCGGAATTCCGCTGGTGCATCGTCTTCCTCCTGGGTCGGCGCCTCGTTGCAGGATACACCCGCAGGGCGTCCGGAGCGGGTTGTTTCTTGACAGCCCTACGGGGCGGGAGTACAACCGCACTGCGCCGCGTGACGGCGCCCATGTACAGTAGCGTTATGATTCGGATCCCGCTACAGAGGAGCATCATGCGACGCATTCTGACCATCGCGACACTCTTGGCCCTGGCGGCCCCCGGCGCGGCGCTCGCGCAGGGGCCCGAGGTCGAACCGGTCGAGCCGTTCCACGTGGGAACGTTCGACATCCACGGGGTACCCCATGTCGTTCTCGTCCTTCGCGACAGCCTCATTATTGACATCGAGGTGGCCGCCATGGCGCTCGAGGCGGATCCCGCCTACAGCCATGTGCCGATGCCGGAGGACATGCTCGAGCTGATCGGGCGCTGGGACTACGGCCTGAAGTACCGCCTGTTCGAGATCGTGAACCACGTCGTCGGCAACGACCTGCTGACCGGTGCCAACCAGGCCGACTACGTGTACGCCGTGACGGACCTTCGGGCCCGCCCGCCGATCATGTATCCGGGCAAGATCCTGAACGCCGCAGTCAACTTCTACAGCCACGTCAGCGAGGGCGCCACCCCCGAGGAGCGGGCGGCGGAGCAGCGCCGGCGGCGCGAGGAGCGCGGCGTGCCGTATCTCTTCCTGAAGCCGAGCCGCGGCGCGGTCATCGGCAACGGCGATCCGATCGTGATTCCCTACGGGCGCGACCGGACCGACTGGGAAGTGGAGCTGGGCGCGGTCATCGGCCGCACCGCGAAGTACGTCTCGGCCACCAGCGCGCAGGACCACGTCTTCGGCTACATCGTGTCGATCGACGTCTCCGACCGCGGGGGCCGTCCGCCGGGCGGCAACGCGACCCGCTCCGACTGGTTCGTCGG is a window from the Acidobacteriota bacterium genome containing:
- a CDS encoding NAD(P)-dependent oxidoreductase is translated as MRVGFIGLGVMGRPMALNLLHARHDVTVWARRPETAEPLVERGAAAAASPAALAARCDVVFTMLTGTADVEQVLLGDDGVAGGAEAGLVVIDTSTIDPLATRKLAAALAERRIDMLDAPVSGGPHGARDATLSIMVGGDAAVLERVRPLLDVVGAKVRHMGGHGAGQATKACHQLLLLVTAQGVAESLALARRAGLDVGQVREAMLDGMASSRVLDFFGDRMARRDFAAGIESRLYHKDLDIVLGLAHTLGVSLPAGAVTMQFINGLHGRGLGRDDLSSLLRLVEEQGGGAAQEHAP
- a CDS encoding fumarylacetoacetate hydrolase family protein, with the protein product MVALFQIARRSGSPQGVRGTVQPSGASCCARATAGASEAVTARAANPIATARSHPEFRWCIVFLLGRRLVAGYTRRASGAGCFLTALRGGSTTALRRVTAPMYSSVMIRIPLQRSIMRRILTIATLLALAAPGAALAQGPEVEPVEPFHVGTFDIHGVPHVVLVLRDSLIIDIEVAAMALEADPAYSHVPMPEDMLELIGRWDYGLKYRLFEIVNHVVGNDLLTGANQADYVYAVTDLRARPPIMYPGKILNAAVNFYSHVSEGATPEERAAEQRRRREERGVPYLFLKPSRGAVIGNGDPIVIPYGRDRTDWEVELGAVIGRTAKYVSATSAQDHVFGYIVSIDVSDRGGRPPGGNATRSDWFVGKGHDTFAPQGPWIAPKEFYGDPMANLRQTLTVGGQVLQDAQAGDMIHSLWEIIEYASSIITLYPGDVINNGTSGGTAAGAADTRGPEDRYLKPGEVVEASIDGIGTLRMPVVAGEEPPADLTGAQLPPVSNYRD